A genomic region of Catalinimonas niigatensis contains the following coding sequences:
- a CDS encoding DUF6932 family protein: MEIHFDTRGNLKPYEKIELSLDRFKKHFVDDFAKEYQRRTEIFGNYWGFIEAFEQEVTKDFVQWIDGSFVTKKSVPRDIDFVTLIDYQTYERHQTIIENKFRRQAAKNAFGFVDAYVVKMYPVGHSQRWVSEYDLVYWRRWFSETRMNRMKKKYGKGFIEIRFGNANVISDE, from the coding sequence ATGGAAATACATTTTGATACAAGAGGTAATTTAAAGCCATACGAGAAGATAGAACTTAGCCTGGATAGATTCAAAAAGCATTTTGTAGATGATTTTGCTAAAGAGTATCAAAGGCGAACAGAAATCTTCGGCAACTATTGGGGTTTTATTGAAGCATTTGAGCAGGAAGTGACGAAAGATTTTGTCCAATGGATTGATGGAAGTTTTGTTACCAAGAAGTCAGTTCCCCGAGATATTGATTTTGTGACACTGATAGATTATCAAACTTATGAAAGACATCAAACAATTATAGAAAACAAATTCCGAAGGCAAGCAGCAAAAAATGCATTCGGATTCGTAGATGCTTACGTTGTTAAAATGTACCCTGTTGGCCATTCACAACGTTGGGTTAGTGAATACGATTTGGTATATTGGAGAAGATGGTTTAGTGAAACTCGAATGAACAGGATGAAAAAGAAATATGGAAAGGGGTTCATTGAAATTAGATTCGGTAATGCTAATGTGATAAGCGATGAGTGA
- the pdxH gene encoding pyridoxamine 5'-phosphate oxidase, protein MSMSIADMRKDYSRQSLEVHDVLQNPVLQFKKWFDEATQAQLPEANAMHLSTVSSDGKPVGRIVLLKGIEQETFVFYTNYESRKGKELLHTPWAALTFFWIELERQVRIEGEVSKVSPEKSTEYFHSRPRGSQIGAWVSPQSETIPDRTFLEKRQEELTQQFDGREIPRPEHWGGFAIRPQSIEFWQGRPSRLHDRIRYTKTAGTDWVIERLAP, encoded by the coding sequence ATGAGCATGTCCATCGCAGATATGCGGAAGGATTATTCCCGACAGTCTCTGGAAGTACATGATGTATTGCAGAATCCTGTCCTGCAGTTTAAGAAGTGGTTTGATGAGGCTACGCAGGCTCAGCTTCCAGAGGCCAATGCCATGCACCTGTCTACTGTCTCTTCCGATGGGAAACCCGTAGGGAGAATTGTATTGCTCAAAGGCATTGAGCAGGAGACTTTTGTATTTTATACCAACTACGAGAGCCGCAAAGGAAAAGAGCTTTTACATACGCCCTGGGCAGCTCTCACTTTCTTTTGGATAGAACTGGAAAGGCAGGTGAGGATTGAAGGAGAAGTAAGCAAAGTGTCCCCTGAGAAGTCTACCGAATATTTTCACAGCAGACCCAGGGGCAGCCAGATCGGTGCCTGGGTATCTCCGCAAAGTGAAACCATACCGGATCGTACATTTCTTGAAAAGCGACAGGAAGAACTCACTCAGCAGTTTGATGGCCGGGAAATTCCTCGTCCCGAGCATTGGGGAGGCTTTGCCATACGCCCCCAAAGCATAGAGTTCTGGCAGGGCAGGCCCAGTCGTTTGCATGACCGTATTCGCTATACCAAAACTGCCGGGACAGACTGGGTCATAGAAAGACTAGCACCTTGA
- the dnaB gene encoding replicative DNA helicase, producing MSSDNPGSRATGGPASNQKFRRNRIEGYLNKSGVNSAMGKLPPQATDLEEAVLGALMLEKEALTTVIDILQADSFYKDSHKEIYKAILQLFDNSEPIDILTVTNQLRKLGTLEFAGGAFYVSGLTQKVNSAANVEFHARIVSEMAIKRELITIASEIEHEAYEDTTDTFNLLDKVEQRIFSVSESNIRKNYADMRSIMRDAITELEAKKHRKDGLTGIATGFTALDRVTSGWQKSDLVIIAARPGMGKCLGKGTKVLMYDGTLKKVEDVIQGDLLMGDDSSPRKVLSIARGRERMYWIRQNKGIDYRVNESHILSLKRSRNESIYQKGDILNISVKDYLQKSDKFKSNYKGYKVAVEFDEKPLALDPYFLGLWLGDGDTNSPRITSADPEVVESLKDYTLVLQDEGKSAFVSSYDYPNRCTQYAITKGQRGGQHVFSIKQELRDLNVLGNKHIPHDYLSNATEKRLELLAGLIDSDGHYLEQSNGYEITQSRQQLAHQIKFLCDSLGFRTSIRKKRASISTNGYETEVYRVRIYGNVSTIPVRIKRKKAQPWRSKIDWQVTGIQVEYDQVDDYYGFEIDGNRLFLLEDMTVTHNTAFVLSALRNAAVDFGHAVAIFSLEMSSIQLVNRLISAEAQLESEKIKKGNLADFEWEQLYHKTANLTEAPIYIDDTPALSIRELRSKCRRLKAQHNIELIIVDYLQLMSGDSSKGNMGNREQEIASISRAMKNIAKELNVPVLALSQLSRAVETRGGDKRPQLSDLRESGSIEQDADMVMFLYRPDYYGITEDEDNQPVQGTGEVIIAKHRNGALDTVRLKFIGKFTKFTDLDDSSFDGNTYGKNLVSAGPSESFNDPNIITFASKANNRFNSPSGGTSRSEDPDEEAPF from the coding sequence ATGAGCAGCGATAATCCAGGAAGCAGAGCGACCGGCGGCCCGGCGAGTAACCAAAAATTTAGAAGAAACCGGATTGAAGGCTATCTCAATAAAAGCGGGGTTAATTCGGCTATGGGTAAACTTCCTCCGCAGGCAACTGATTTGGAAGAGGCCGTATTAGGCGCACTAATGCTGGAAAAAGAAGCTTTGACTACAGTTATTGATATTTTACAGGCAGATAGTTTTTACAAAGACAGTCACAAAGAAATATATAAGGCTATCCTTCAACTGTTTGACAATTCTGAGCCTATAGACATTCTTACAGTCACTAATCAACTTAGAAAATTAGGTACACTGGAATTTGCCGGAGGTGCTTTTTATGTGAGCGGTCTCACACAAAAGGTAAACTCCGCAGCCAACGTAGAGTTTCATGCCCGTATCGTCTCTGAAATGGCCATCAAAAGAGAGCTGATCACCATTGCTTCAGAGATTGAGCACGAAGCCTATGAGGATACTACCGATACATTCAACTTACTAGATAAAGTAGAGCAAAGAATCTTCAGTGTTTCCGAATCCAATATTCGTAAAAACTATGCGGATATGCGCTCCATCATGCGCGATGCCATCACCGAACTGGAAGCCAAGAAGCATCGCAAAGATGGGCTTACCGGCATCGCTACCGGATTTACTGCATTGGACAGGGTAACCTCCGGCTGGCAAAAGTCCGATCTGGTGATTATTGCGGCCCGACCTGGTATGGGTAAGTGCTTGGGCAAAGGCACCAAAGTTTTGATGTACGACGGCACATTAAAGAAAGTGGAAGATGTCATTCAAGGAGACCTGCTGATGGGTGATGACTCATCTCCCAGAAAAGTACTTTCTATTGCACGTGGCAGAGAAAGAATGTACTGGATACGTCAGAATAAAGGAATAGACTATCGCGTGAATGAAAGCCACATTTTATCTCTCAAACGTAGCCGTAATGAATCCATATATCAAAAGGGCGACATCCTCAACATTTCCGTCAAAGATTATCTGCAAAAAAGTGATAAGTTCAAGTCAAACTACAAAGGCTATAAAGTAGCAGTAGAGTTTGATGAAAAACCCCTTGCCCTTGATCCTTATTTTTTAGGTCTGTGGCTGGGAGACGGCGACACAAATAGCCCCCGTATCACTTCCGCCGACCCTGAAGTAGTAGAGAGTTTGAAAGACTATACATTGGTCCTACAGGATGAAGGCAAGTCAGCATTTGTAAGTTCTTATGATTACCCTAACAGATGTACTCAATATGCTATTACTAAAGGGCAGAGAGGTGGACAGCATGTCTTTTCTATTAAGCAAGAACTGCGTGATTTGAATGTATTAGGTAATAAGCACATCCCTCATGACTACCTTAGCAATGCTACAGAAAAACGCCTGGAATTACTTGCCGGACTGATTGATAGTGACGGTCATTACCTTGAACAGTCAAACGGGTACGAAATCACACAAAGCCGACAGCAACTTGCCCATCAAATTAAATTTTTGTGTGACTCCCTGGGTTTCCGTACTTCCATACGAAAGAAAAGGGCTTCAATCAGTACGAATGGCTACGAAACGGAAGTTTATCGTGTACGGATTTATGGAAATGTGTCCACCATACCTGTACGAATCAAACGTAAGAAAGCACAACCTTGGAGGAGCAAGATAGATTGGCAGGTGACTGGAATTCAGGTTGAATATGATCAGGTAGATGATTATTACGGCTTTGAAATTGATGGTAATCGCCTCTTCTTGTTAGAAGATATGACCGTGACTCATAATACTGCCTTTGTACTCTCTGCCCTGCGTAATGCAGCGGTAGATTTTGGCCATGCCGTGGCGATCTTTTCTCTGGAGATGTCATCCATTCAGCTGGTCAATCGTTTGATCTCTGCTGAGGCCCAACTGGAAAGTGAGAAGATCAAAAAAGGAAACCTGGCTGACTTTGAGTGGGAACAGCTGTATCACAAAACCGCCAACCTCACTGAAGCACCGATTTATATTGACGATACCCCTGCCCTCTCCATACGCGAGCTACGCTCCAAATGCCGACGCCTCAAAGCACAGCATAACATTGAGCTGATCATCGTAGACTATTTGCAGCTGATGTCGGGCGACAGCAGCAAAGGAAATATGGGTAACCGTGAACAGGAAATTGCTTCTATCTCACGCGCCATGAAAAACATTGCGAAGGAACTGAATGTGCCGGTACTGGCGCTCTCCCAGCTCAGTCGTGCGGTAGAAACTCGTGGGGGTGATAAACGTCCCCAACTTTCTGACCTCAGGGAATCAGGTTCTATTGAGCAGGACGCAGATATGGTGATGTTTCTGTACCGACCTGACTATTATGGGATTACCGAGGATGAAGATAACCAGCCTGTGCAAGGTACCGGTGAGGTCATCATTGCCAAACACCGTAATGGTGCGCTGGATACCGTACGCCTCAAGTTCATCGGAAAGTTCACCAAATTTACTGATCTGGATGACTCTTCTTTTGATGGCAATACCTATGGAAAGAACCTGGTGAGTGCAGGACCTTCAGAGTCTTTTAATGATCCTAACATCATCACTTTTGCCAGTAAGGCCAATAATCGTTTTAACTCACCATCCGGGGGTACCAGCAGGTCGGAAGATCCTGATGAGGAAGCACCTTTCTAA
- a CDS encoding ABC transporter ATP-binding protein, with protein MDRAEVHTKRNESKSSKGEVLAKARSFRKSFGGVEVLKDVNFDLYKGENMVVLGKSGTGKSVLIKSMVGLHRPDGGELNVLGYDLGRINEEELVELRRKVGYLFQGGALYDSMTVRENMRFPLERQLEPKPEDEMEALVVEGLESVGLKDSINKMPSELSGGMKKRIALARTLILRPEIMLYDEPTTGLDPVTSKEISQLLLDMRDRYNITSVIVTHDMASAEMTADNVFIIRDKTLGVQGSFQELANSEDEWIRAFFQ; from the coding sequence ATGGATCGTGCTGAAGTACATACAAAAAGAAATGAAAGCAAAAGCTCAAAAGGAGAGGTACTGGCTAAAGCGAGAAGCTTTCGGAAGAGCTTTGGTGGTGTGGAGGTATTGAAAGATGTCAATTTTGACCTGTACAAAGGAGAAAATATGGTGGTGCTTGGTAAGTCGGGTACCGGTAAGTCCGTACTGATCAAAAGCATGGTGGGGCTGCATAGGCCGGATGGTGGAGAATTGAATGTGCTGGGTTACGATCTGGGAAGAATCAATGAAGAAGAACTGGTTGAGCTAAGAAGAAAAGTAGGTTATCTTTTTCAGGGCGGGGCCTTGTACGATTCTATGACCGTAAGAGAAAACATGCGCTTCCCGTTAGAGAGGCAGCTAGAGCCTAAACCAGAAGATGAGATGGAAGCATTGGTAGTAGAAGGCCTTGAGAGCGTAGGTTTGAAAGATTCCATCAACAAAATGCCTTCCGAATTATCGGGGGGGATGAAAAAACGCATTGCTTTGGCCCGAACCCTTATTTTAAGACCGGAGATTATGTTGTATGATGAGCCGACTACCGGGCTTGATCCTGTTACTTCCAAAGAGATCAGCCAGTTATTACTGGATATGCGTGACCGTTATAACATTACTTCTGTCATCGTAACGCACGATATGGCCAGTGCTGAAATGACAGCGGATAATGTCTTTATTATCAGAGACAAAACATTGGGTGTACAAGGCTCCTTTCAAGAGTTAGCGAATTCAGAGGATGAGTGGATACGCGCATTTTTTCAATAA
- a CDS encoding alpha/beta hydrolase, with protein MPNTLINSTKMAILAFLLFFAVSAMAQDGTIYPLEAPAEPKAIPLGTGGVEDQPAPETWFRQWGDPMARNISTATLTPFLPEPGKANGTAVIVAPGGGFRWLSMGNEGWEVAEALRKQGIAAFVLKYRLHPTPESLDEFTAWMNRPRPAPTASADTAQSETPPSPPQRDLSDQLEDAEAAYAMILDRAEEWGVDTDRIGMIGFSAGAGLTMHSTLNSQTMKLAFIGPIYGGMGPVEVPEDAPPMFNVIATDDFLFRGQFGVIDSWYQAGIPVEFHLYQNGGHGFGLGNPDRTSNRWFDAFVHWLEVNDFLTPMAGK; from the coding sequence ATGCCTAACACACTTATCAACTCAACTAAAATGGCCATTTTGGCCTTTTTACTTTTCTTTGCCGTATCAGCCATGGCGCAGGACGGCACCATCTATCCACTTGAAGCTCCTGCTGAGCCAAAAGCCATTCCGCTTGGCACGGGCGGTGTTGAGGACCAGCCCGCCCCCGAGACCTGGTTCCGCCAGTGGGGCGACCCTATGGCGCGGAACATCTCCACGGCAACCCTCACTCCCTTTCTGCCTGAACCCGGCAAGGCGAATGGCACGGCCGTGATCGTAGCGCCCGGTGGCGGTTTCAGGTGGCTCTCCATGGGCAACGAGGGCTGGGAAGTTGCAGAGGCCCTTAGGAAGCAGGGAATTGCTGCCTTTGTACTCAAGTACCGCCTCCACCCGACTCCGGAATCGCTCGACGAGTTTACGGCATGGATGAATCGTCCCCGCCCGGCACCTACTGCCTCTGCCGACACGGCACAAAGTGAAACACCGCCGAGTCCGCCGCAGCGGGACCTGTCTGACCAGCTCGAGGACGCCGAAGCCGCTTACGCCATGATCCTAGATCGGGCCGAGGAGTGGGGTGTCGATACTGACCGAATAGGTATGATTGGCTTCTCAGCTGGCGCCGGCCTCACGATGCACTCAACACTCAACTCCCAGACCATGAAACTGGCCTTCATCGGTCCGATCTATGGCGGTATGGGCCCGGTGGAAGTGCCGGAAGATGCTCCGCCCATGTTCAATGTGATCGCCACCGATGATTTTCTCTTCCGCGGTCAGTTCGGGGTCATTGATTCCTGGTATCAAGCAGGTATACCGGTGGAGTTTCACCTTTACCAAAACGGCGGACACGGATTTGGCCTCGGCAATCCCGACCGCACCAGCAATCGCTGGTTTGATGCCTTCGTACACTGGCTGGAAGTCAACGACTTTCTCACGCCTATGGCCGGTAAGTGA
- a CDS encoding MlaD family protein: MDESKRNNIKLGFFVILGLLLFVAAIFFIGARQNMFGSNVRVQAVFNTVEGLQVGSQVQFSGINIGTVEGITLKSDSAVQTTLVLNKEASQFIKSDAVATISTAGLMGNKIVTISSGSQQAGSISDGDQLQTARPSSIEDIMDNLNKTSQSAMQIASNIEKISSRIEEGKGVLGNLVADTSNVEQVESIFNSFEMASNNIQNILQNVDELAARTRNGEGALGKLMADRETAMKVEMIIDSLAKTGSLSTDVAQNILEFSEKLKNDEGALDKVLTDTAFARDINETINQVKQTSEGIDRTAEKVNNSWILNLFGGGRSNDDQQEDDTIEEQN; this comes from the coding sequence ATGGATGAAAGCAAAAGAAATAATATCAAGCTGGGATTTTTTGTAATCCTTGGGCTACTGTTATTTGTAGCGGCTATCTTCTTTATCGGTGCGCGTCAAAACATGTTCGGATCTAATGTTCGGGTACAGGCAGTATTCAATACAGTAGAAGGCTTACAGGTAGGAAGCCAGGTGCAGTTTTCAGGTATCAACATTGGCACCGTTGAAGGAATAACACTCAAAAGTGATTCGGCAGTACAGACAACTTTGGTGCTTAATAAAGAAGCCAGTCAGTTTATCAAATCCGACGCAGTAGCCACTATTTCTACGGCTGGCCTTATGGGCAATAAGATTGTTACCATCTCTTCGGGATCACAACAGGCTGGTAGTATAAGCGATGGCGATCAGTTGCAGACAGCCAGGCCTTCCAGCATAGAAGACATCATGGACAATCTGAACAAAACCAGCCAAAGTGCCATGCAGATCGCCAGCAACATTGAGAAAATCAGTAGCAGAATTGAAGAAGGAAAGGGAGTTTTAGGTAATCTGGTAGCAGATACCTCCAATGTAGAACAGGTGGAAAGTATTTTTAACTCCTTTGAAATGGCAAGCAATAATATCCAGAATATTTTGCAGAACGTGGATGAGCTTGCTGCACGTACCCGCAATGGGGAGGGGGCATTGGGTAAACTCATGGCAGACCGGGAAACTGCCATGAAAGTGGAGATGATTATAGACTCACTCGCCAAAACAGGCTCACTTTCTACCGATGTAGCTCAGAATATCCTTGAATTCAGTGAAAAACTTAAGAATGACGAAGGGGCATTGGATAAAGTACTCACCGATACCGCCTTTGCCAGAGATATCAACGAAACCATCAATCAGGTAAAGCAAACTTCAGAAGGTATTGACAGAACAGCCGAAAAGGTAAATAACAGTTGGATACTGAATCTGTTTGGTGGAGGCAGAAGCAATGATGATCAGCAGGAAGACGACACCATTGAAGAACAGAATTAA
- a CDS encoding nucleotidyltransferase domain-containing protein: MIQKEFANHAKKLLMEDQNVIGLAVGGSWLSDELDEFSDLDLILVTKEKISDKKSEMLGYANRIGKLLTGFTGEHVGEPRVLICLYDNPLLHVDIKFLTLDELATRVEDPHILFDRDNQLLQAFQKSEAMFPYPDYQWIEDRFWIWIHYTLLKVGRGEYMEAIDFFGFMRMVVLGPLLHIKNGNLLRAVRKVETTLKTEDLNNIKLTLPYYDRQSILAALKNAIDLYKSLRTELFDHKIDLKEETEEKVMNYLTKIKNA, translated from the coding sequence ATGATTCAAAAAGAATTTGCAAATCATGCCAAGAAATTGCTCATGGAAGATCAAAATGTGATTGGACTAGCCGTTGGTGGCTCATGGCTTTCTGATGAACTGGATGAGTTCTCAGATCTTGATCTAATCTTAGTGACGAAAGAGAAAATCTCTGATAAAAAATCTGAGATGCTTGGTTATGCAAATCGTATAGGAAAACTGTTAACTGGTTTTACCGGAGAACATGTTGGTGAACCCAGAGTTTTAATTTGCCTCTACGATAACCCACTACTGCATGTCGACATAAAATTCCTCACTCTTGATGAATTAGCTACCAGGGTTGAAGATCCCCATATACTTTTTGATCGGGATAATCAGTTGTTACAGGCGTTTCAAAAATCTGAAGCCATGTTTCCATATCCTGATTATCAATGGATAGAAGATAGGTTCTGGATTTGGATTCATTATACACTTTTAAAAGTTGGACGTGGAGAATACATGGAAGCCATTGATTTTTTTGGCTTTATGAGAATGGTAGTTCTCGGCCCCTTACTTCACATAAAGAATGGAAATTTACTACGCGCCGTGAGAAAGGTGGAAACCACTCTAAAGACAGAAGACTTGAATAACATAAAGTTAACCCTTCCCTATTATGACAGGCAATCCATATTAGCTGCACTCAAAAACGCTATTGATCTTTACAAGAGTTTAAGAACTGAGCTCTTTGACCATAAAATTGATTTAAAAGAAGAGACTGAAGAAAAAGTCATGAACTACTTGACTAAAATCAAGAATGCCTAA
- the mnhG gene encoding monovalent cation/H(+) antiporter subunit G: MLQSIIQVSSAVFILIGTGFMLVASIGILRFPDFYIRMSAITKATSLGLGFILGGAAIYFNTLEVILKAGAILFFIVLTSPISAYIIAKAASLIKVPFWEKTNLHEYEAGKDTPDGSKKSKPN; the protein is encoded by the coding sequence ATGCTTCAGTCAATCATTCAAGTTAGCAGTGCTGTCTTCATCCTTATCGGTACCGGTTTTATGTTGGTGGCTTCTATTGGCATATTACGTTTTCCGGATTTTTACATACGCATGTCAGCCATTACCAAAGCTACCAGTCTTGGACTAGGTTTTATTCTGGGTGGCGCTGCTATCTACTTCAATACATTGGAGGTCATCTTAAAAGCCGGAGCCATCTTATTCTTTATTGTGCTCACTTCTCCTATTTCGGCTTATATCATTGCCAAAGCAGCCAGCCTGATCAAGGTTCCCTTTTGGGAGAAAACAAATTTGCATGAATATGAGGCAGGTAAAGACACCCCTGATGGGTCCAAAAAATCCAAACCAAATTAG
- a CDS encoding acetylornithine transaminase produces the protein MQSSQTDTHTSSQLKDLDEAFYLKVFKRYPLILSHGKGARVWDTEGKEYIDALAGIAVNGVGHCHPKVVKAVQEQVAKLMHISNLFISEPQMQLAQKLVELSGLDRVFFTNSGAESNELAIKMARKYGHTHGRGGEIITMDGCFHGRTLATIAAGRPKYQKGFEPIPAGFKLIPFNDLEAVKAAVTDQTAAIMVEPIQGEGGIHPADLSFLKGLRQLCDEKNIVLIFDEIQCGMARTGDFFAFQGYGVTPDILSLAKSLGGGFPIGALLANEKTASALDFGDHGTTFGGNPLGCAAALATIEAIEEENLLEAAHTHGSKIMERLRAEAQQETAIKDVRGKGLMIGIELDIPSRPVVMKMMEKGVIANAIGDNIVRLVPPLTISMDELNTVVDVLLECIAECK, from the coding sequence ATGCAATCCTCTCAGACGGACACCCATACTTCCAGCCAACTCAAAGACCTGGACGAAGCTTTTTATCTTAAAGTTTTCAAGAGATACCCCCTTATCCTATCCCATGGAAAAGGTGCCAGGGTCTGGGATACAGAAGGCAAAGAATACATAGATGCCTTGGCAGGAATCGCTGTAAATGGTGTGGGGCACTGCCATCCCAAAGTAGTAAAAGCCGTACAGGAGCAGGTGGCTAAGCTGATGCATATCTCTAACCTCTTCATCAGTGAACCTCAGATGCAACTGGCGCAAAAACTGGTAGAACTCTCCGGACTGGACAGGGTTTTCTTTACCAATTCCGGTGCTGAATCCAACGAACTGGCTATCAAAATGGCCCGCAAGTACGGACATACCCACGGACGTGGAGGCGAAATCATTACGATGGATGGCTGCTTTCATGGGCGTACCCTGGCGACCATTGCTGCCGGAAGGCCCAAGTACCAGAAAGGCTTTGAGCCCATTCCCGCCGGGTTCAAACTCATCCCATTCAATGACCTGGAAGCGGTGAAAGCGGCGGTGACTGACCAGACGGCTGCCATCATGGTGGAGCCTATACAGGGAGAAGGAGGAATTCATCCGGCAGACCTGTCTTTTCTTAAGGGCTTACGTCAGCTTTGTGATGAGAAAAACATAGTACTCATCTTTGACGAGATTCAGTGTGGCATGGCCCGTACCGGCGACTTCTTTGCTTTTCAGGGCTATGGCGTAACGCCTGATATCCTGTCATTGGCTAAGTCACTGGGAGGAGGGTTCCCCATCGGTGCCCTGCTGGCCAATGAAAAAACAGCCTCCGCCCTGGACTTCGGAGACCACGGCACCACCTTTGGAGGAAATCCGCTGGGCTGTGCCGCTGCGCTGGCTACCATTGAAGCCATAGAAGAAGAAAATCTACTGGAAGCCGCCCATACCCACGGCAGCAAGATCATGGAACGCCTGCGTGCGGAAGCTCAGCAAGAGACCGCCATCAAAGATGTACGCGGCAAAGGTTTGATGATCGGTATTGAACTGGACATTCCCTCCCGTCCGGTGGTGATGAAGATGATGGAAAAAGGCGTCATTGCCAATGCCATCGGAGACAATATCGTCAGATTGGTGCCTCCCCTCACCATCAGCATGGATGAGCTGAATACGGTGGTGGATGTGCTGCTGGAATGTATTGCTGAGTGTAAGTGA
- a CDS encoding MlaE family ABC transporter permease, with the protein MSRVKDDPSAATDNKEKKIDKLKYLPEGIENILLTSSGLFQFAANFFKELFKKPYELKEILNQAYRLGYGSLLLVGVSSFIMGIVFTLQTRPTLIEFGAESYIPAMVSVAIIREIGPVITGMICAGKVGSGIGAELGSMKVTEQIDAMAVSGTNPFKYIVVTRVLAMTLALPVLVFYADFVGLIGSFLGANIEGNISIELFFIESIGAISFADIVPATIKSFFFGFAIALVGCYKGYTTSKGTVGVGMSANSAVVVASLLVFLIDLIAVQITQFFI; encoded by the coding sequence ATGAGTCGTGTAAAAGATGACCCTTCTGCGGCGACTGACAATAAAGAAAAGAAGATAGATAAGCTGAAGTATTTGCCTGAAGGTATAGAAAATATACTGCTTACTTCCTCCGGACTTTTTCAATTTGCCGCAAATTTTTTCAAAGAGTTATTCAAAAAGCCTTATGAGCTGAAAGAAATCCTGAACCAGGCCTATCGTCTGGGCTATGGATCTTTGCTTTTGGTAGGTGTTTCCAGTTTTATTATGGGTATTGTCTTTACCCTGCAAACCCGGCCCACCCTGATTGAATTTGGTGCTGAGTCCTACATTCCGGCAATGGTATCGGTGGCCATCATCAGAGAAATCGGACCGGTGATTACCGGCATGATCTGCGCTGGCAAAGTAGGCTCAGGTATTGGTGCTGAGTTAGGTTCTATGAAGGTAACGGAGCAAATTGATGCCATGGCTGTGTCTGGCACCAATCCCTTCAAATACATCGTGGTCACTCGCGTATTGGCCATGACTTTAGCTTTACCGGTATTGGTTTTCTATGCTGACTTTGTGGGTTTAATAGGTTCTTTTCTGGGGGCAAATATTGAAGGAAATATTTCCATAGAACTTTTCTTTATAGAAAGTATTGGTGCGATCAGCTTCGCAGATATTGTACCTGCCACGATCAAATCCTTTTTCTTTGGGTTTGCCATCGCTTTGGTAGGTTGCTATAAGGGATACACGACCAGTAAAGGCACAGTAGGTGTAGGCATGTCTGCCAACTCTGCAGTAGTGGTAGCCTCCCTGTTGGTGTTTTTAATTGATCTGATTGCTGTTCAGATCACTCAATTTTTTATCTGA